Proteins from a genomic interval of Lycium ferocissimum isolate CSIRO_LF1 chromosome 2, AGI_CSIRO_Lferr_CH_V1, whole genome shotgun sequence:
- the LOC132046785 gene encoding BTB/POZ domain-containing protein SR1IP1 encodes MVDVDLDSNGIEQPSSVNNMSTKKKELLSSAMKRTSEWIFSQEIESDVTVIAGGTSFTLHKFPLVSKCGYIRKFLSESNDVDVSTIEIPDIPGGADAFELAAKFCYGINFEISTENIALLRCAAEYFEMTEEYAVGNLVGRTESYLNEVAIKSLAGAVSVLHGSENLVPIAEKVKLVSRCIDAIAYIACKDNQFCTLGRAEAGINGLSSCNPKPIVDWWAEDLTVLRIDFFQRVLIAMMGRGFKQYALGPIVMLYAQKSLRGLEIFGKGRKKIEPKQEHEKRVVLETIVSLLPREKNSLSVSFLSMLLRAAIYLETTIACRLDLEKRMALQLGQAVLDDLLIPSYSFTGDTLFDVETVQRILMNFLDYEMEGNRLGDEEYHHVSPSLSEMERVGKLMENYLAEIASDRNLSVTKFINLAEVIPEQAKITEDGMYRAIDIYLKAHPALSDMERKKVCSVMDCQKLSREACAHAAQNDRLPVQTVVQVLYYEQQRLREVMDGTQLVATEPPALIPSKTNHQLSTDIRPVSEEVSSLKRENQELKFELLKMKMRLKEIEKPNSNSNKSATSSPLSITPPSADKPPLPRKSNFMKKLGRFIRADGLITPSKARNKPPKDRRHSIS; translated from the exons ATGGTGGATGTTGATCTTGATTCAAATGGGATTGAACAACCCTCTAGTGTTAACAATATGTCCACTAAAAAGAAGGAGCTTCTTTCCTCTGCTATGAAGAGGACCTCTGAATG GATTTTCTCCCAAGAGATTGAAAGCGATGTAACTGTAATTGCAGGAGGAACCTCCTTTACACTTCACAAG TTCCCATTAGTTTCAAAGTGTGGATACATAAGGAAGTTTCTCTCAGaatctaatgatgttgatgtttCTACGATCGAAATCCCTGATATACCTGGTGGGGCAGATGCATTTGAACTTGCAGCAAAGTTTTGTTATGGAATAAATTTCGAGATAAGCACAGAAAACATTGCCTTGCTGAGATGTGCGGCGGAATATTTTGAGATGACAGAAGAATATGCAGTTGGAAATTTGGTGGGAAGAACTGAGTCCTACTTAAATGAAGTAGCAATTAAGAGCCTCGCTGGTGCAGTTTCAGTTTTGCATGGCTCAGAAAACCTTGTTCCGATTGCAGAGAAAGTAAAATTGGTGAGCCGATGCATAGACGCAATTGCATATATAGCCTGCAAGGATAACCAATTCTGCACATTGGGTAGAGCAGAAGCTGGTATCAACGGATTGAGTTCCTGCAACCCGAAGCCTATAGTTGATTGGTGGGCTGAGGATTTAACTGTCCTTAGAATTGATTTTTTCCAAAGGGTTCTAATTGCAATGATGGGAAGGGGATTCAAGCAGTATGCACTTGGACCAATAGTAATGCTCTATGCACAGAAGTCTCTTCGAGGTTTG GAAATATTTGGAAAGGGAAGGAAAAAGATTGAACCCAAACAAGAACATGAAAAGAGGGTTGTTTTAGAAACCATAGTTAGTCTTCTGCCAAGGGAGAAAAATTCATTGTCGGTTAGCTTTCTGTCGATGCTGCTCCGAGCTGCAATATATCTAGAAACCACAATTGCTTGCAGGCTTGACTTGGAGAAAAGGATGGCGTTGCAGCTTGGACAGGCTGTATTAGATGATTTGTTAATTCCTTCATATTCCTTCACAGGGGACACATTGTTTGATGTTGAAACCGTGCAGCGAATTTTGATGAATTTCCTTGACTATGAAATGGAGGGAAATCGATTGGGAGATGAAGAGTATCATCACGTGTCTCCTTCATTAAGCGAGATGGAGCGGGTTGGGAAACTTATGGAAAATTACCTTGCTGAAATAGCCTCTGATCGTAATCTATCCGTTACAAAATTCATTAACCTTGCTGAAGTCATCCCAGAGCAAGCAAAGATCACTGAAGATGGGATGTATAGGGCCATTGACATTTATTTGAAG GCACATCCAGCTCTTAGCGACatggaaagaaaaaaggttTGCAGTGTTATGGACTGTCAAAAGCTATCTAGAGAAGCTTGTGCTCATGCTGCTCAAAATGATAGGCTCCCCGTTCAGACAGTTGTGCAAGTACTTTACTACGAGCAGCAACGCCTTCGCGAGGTCATGGATGGGACCCAGCTTGTAGCAACTGAACCTCCTGCTCTTATTCCTTCCAAAACGAATCATCAGTTATCTACTGATATCCGCCCTGTTTCAGAGGAGGTCTCGAGTCTAAAACGAGAAAATCAGGAGCTGAAATTTGAGCTgctgaaaatgaaaatgaggttgaaagaaattgaaaagcctaattcaaattcaaacaaaTCAGCTACTAGCAGCCCTTTGTCCATCACTCCTCCATCTGCTGATAAACCTCCTCTTCCAAGAAAatctaatttcatgaaaaagctCGGAAGATTTATTCGAGCTGATGGACTGATCACACCAAGCAAAGCACGTAATAAACCGCCTAAAGATAGGCGTCATTCCATATCGTGA
- the LOC132046791 gene encoding LOW QUALITY PROTEIN: stress response protein nst1-like (The sequence of the model RefSeq protein was modified relative to this genomic sequence to represent the inferred CDS: inserted 2 bases in 1 codon), protein MKGQAEPENEGEGTKGVSLEELKKKMADFAKERDRDQFHSRRDLLLALVGEVGELSEIFQWKGEVPRGLPDWEEKEKQHLGEELSDVLLYLXLSDICGIDLGKAALRKLEINAIKYPVSLCKGSSKKLTLWSKSTTTRSSTSINISNDSANGVTDDELERQKREEAERMEMQKREEAERMEMRKRAEAERMEMRKRAEAEQMEIRKRAEAERMEMRKRAEAEQMEIRKRAEAERMEMRKRADGDAEESRS, encoded by the exons atgaagggaCAGGCAGAGCCAGAGAATGAAGGAGAAGGAACAAAAGGGGTGAGTCTTGAAGAGCTGAAGAAGAAAATGGCTGATTTTGCTAAAGAAAGAGACCGGGATCAGTTCCATAGCCGAAGAGATCTCCTTTTAGCACTGGTGGGTGAAGTGGGAGAATTGTCTGAAATCTTTCAGTGGAAAGGTGAGGTGCCAAGAGGGCTACCAGATtgggaagagaaagagaagcaACATTTAGGTGAAGAGCTATCAGATGTATTGCTTTATCT GCTTTCAGATATATGTGGCATTGATCTTGGTAAAGCTGCACTGAGAAAACTGGAGATAAATGCCATTAAATACCCTGTTAGCCTTTGCAAAGGGTCATCCAAAAAGCTTACTCTTTGGAGCAAaagtacaacaacaagaagCTCCACCAGCATCAATATCAGCAATGACAGTGCAAATGGTGTGACTGATGATGAGCTGGAGAGGCAGAAGAGAGAAGAAGCTGAGCGGATGGAGATGCAGAAGAGAGAAGAAGCTGAGCGGATGGAGATGCGGAAGAGAGCGGAAGCTGAGCGGATGGAGATGCGGAAGAGAGCAGAAGCTGAGCAGATGGAGATTCGGAAGAGAGCGGAAGCTGAGCGGATGGAGATGCGGAAGAGAGCAGAAGCTGAGCAGATGGAGATTCGGAAGAGAGCAGAAGCTGAGCGGATGGAGATGCGGAAGAGAGCGGATGGAGATGCGGAAGAGAGCAGAAGCTGA
- the LOC132046784 gene encoding uncharacterized protein LOC132046784 — protein sequence MEKLLNPYDKHCMKMAMLKHEEIFREQLYELHRLYQTQKSLMKNMSSSRPQQVKDHQVVNHHHINLDSNKKAPRQCIDLEIRPTDQEHIAESAGQDIEDDNHELELTLGLSSYNNRRRKTANFDSSPSFSSSNSTGSASSQIKHTTNLARNPRNDLNGHKWGVENLPVTNPSFQLGGRTQSNQNVEEQYRQDSLNNPPWLFQVLSLNMT from the exons ATGGAGAAGCTTCTCAATCCATACGATAAGCATTGCATGAAGATGGCCATGTTAAAGCACGAAGAAATCTTCAGAGAACAG TTGTACGAACTTCATCGTCTATATCAAACTCAGAAATCACTGATGAAAAACATGTCAAGTAGCCGGCCTCAACAAGTCAAAGATCATCAAGTGGTCAACCATCATCACATTAATCTTGACTCAAACAAGAAGGCCCCCCGTCAATGTATCGACTTGGAAATAAGGCCAACTGATCAAGAGCACATTGCAGAATCAGCTGGTCAAGATATTGAAGATGATAATCATGAATTGGAGTTAACTTTAGGCCTGTCAAGTTATAACAACCGCAGGAGAAAAACAGCTAATTTTGATTCTTCACCAagtttttcttcttccaattccACGGGATCCGCTTCTAGCCAAATAAAGCATACTACAAATTTAGCAAGAAATCCGAGGAATGACCTGAATGGACATAAATGGGGAGTTGAGAATTTACCCGTAACGAATCCGAGTTTCCAGCTTGGTGGGAGAACACAAAGTAATCAAAATGTTGAAGAGCAATATAGACAAGATTCATTGAATAATCCTCCTTGGCTTTTTCAAGTTTTGAGTTTGAATATGACTTGA